A part of Methanomassiliicoccales archaeon genomic DNA contains:
- a CDS encoding Kae1-associated serine/threonine protein kinase: protein MEVIRRGAEAEIRKDVWMGRDVIVKSRVPKAYRHPDLDSSLRASRTKNEARLIQEARRLGVPTPIIYDVDVIGSEMVMQEVKGPRVKDLLESAEEPERVDLCREIGRLVALLHKGSMTHGDLTTSNMIFSEGRVWFIDFSLGGKNATVEEMGVDLHLLKEAFQSAHSGMLHLFDVILASYSEHFDKAPEVIRKIKDIEDRGRYT, encoded by the coding sequence GTGGAAGTAATCAGAAGGGGCGCCGAGGCAGAGATCCGCAAGGACGTGTGGATGGGGAGGGACGTCATCGTCAAGTCAAGGGTTCCGAAGGCATATCGGCATCCCGACCTGGACTCGTCGTTGCGGGCCTCGAGGACGAAGAACGAGGCGAGGCTCATACAGGAGGCGAGGAGGCTTGGGGTGCCTACGCCCATCATCTATGATGTGGACGTCATTGGCTCGGAGATGGTCATGCAGGAGGTCAAGGGGCCGAGGGTCAAGGACCTCCTAGAATCGGCCGAGGAGCCCGAAAGGGTCGATCTGTGCAGGGAGATAGGCAGGCTCGTGGCGCTGCTTCATAAGGGCTCCATGACGCATGGCGACCTCACCACCTCCAACATGATATTCTCCGAGGGGAGGGTCTGGTTCATCGATTTCTCGCTTGGAGGTAAGAACGCGACCGTCGAGGAGATGGGCGTGGACCTCCATCTCCTGAAGGAGGCGTTCCAATCAGCGCACTCGGGCATGCTGCATCTTTTCGATGTCATCCTGGCCTCCTACTCGGAGCATTTCGATAAGGCGCCAGAGGTCATCAGGAAGATCAAGGACATCGAGGACAGGGGGCGCTACACTTGA
- the rdgB gene encoding RdgB/HAM1 family non-canonical purine NTP pyrophosphatase, translating into MHKLEEFRHGLAPLGYKVRHLAVECDEIQADTLEEVVECCLDQIMSMGHDGFILDDSGLFVDALKGFPGVYSSYVFSTIGCEGILKLLEGVEDRRARFECCIGCHMSDRGRTVVKGVSHGRIIDEIRGTGGFGYDPIFIPDGSEKTFAEMEMEEKNRFSHRGNAMRLFVEALRSKEGER; encoded by the coding sequence ATGCACAAGCTGGAGGAGTTCAGGCACGGACTTGCGCCCCTCGGGTACAAGGTCAGGCACCTTGCGGTGGAATGCGACGAGATACAGGCGGACACCCTGGAGGAGGTGGTGGAGTGCTGCCTGGACCAGATAATGTCGATGGGGCATGACGGTTTCATCCTCGACGACTCGGGGCTGTTCGTCGACGCCCTCAAAGGGTTCCCGGGGGTCTATTCCAGCTACGTGTTCTCGACCATAGGGTGCGAGGGCATATTGAAACTGCTGGAAGGGGTCGAGGACCGTAGGGCGAGGTTCGAATGCTGCATCGGATGCCATATGAGCGACCGGGGCCGGACCGTCGTCAAGGGCGTCTCCCATGGAAGGATAATCGATGAGATAAGGGGCACGGGAGGCTTCGGCTACGACCCGATATTCATTCCCGACGGCTCAGAGAAGACGTTCGCGGAGATGGAGATGGAGGAGAAGAACAGGTTCTCCCACCGTGGCAATGCCATGAGGCTCTTCGTGGAGGCCTTGAGGTCGAAGGAGGGGGAGAGATGA
- a CDS encoding NAD-dependent epimerase/dehydratase family protein — protein sequence MKVAGRKVMVTGCAGFIGSHLTDRLLSLGCDVVGIDNLSAGRMEFLSNAFQDDRFELVNADLLGNGLEDHMEGVEVVFHFAANPDVRQGPNNTRTHIDQNILATYRVLEVMRANGVKGICFPSTSTVYGEPTVIPTPEDYGPLLPISIYGASKLACEALISSYAHTFDMEGVIYRFANVVGPRSTHNVLHDFIRKLREDPSRLEILGAEPGTNKSYVHVSDCVEGMVIGAERASEQVAVYNIGSKDRLNVKGIADIVVEEMGLRDVRYEWTGGVKGGRGWVGDVKEMLLAIDALEAKGWSPKMGSEGSIRRAVREILGKA from the coding sequence ATGAAGGTGGCGGGACGCAAGGTCATGGTCACGGGATGCGCAGGTTTCATCGGGAGCCATCTCACCGACCGCCTCCTCTCGTTGGGATGCGATGTCGTCGGTATCGACAACCTCTCCGCTGGAAGGATGGAGTTCCTGTCGAACGCTTTCCAAGATGATAGGTTCGAGCTGGTGAACGCCGACCTTCTGGGCAATGGACTGGAGGACCATATGGAGGGTGTCGAGGTCGTTTTCCATTTCGCTGCCAACCCAGATGTGAGACAAGGCCCGAACAACACAAGGACTCACATCGACCAGAACATCTTGGCCACATACAGGGTCCTTGAGGTGATGAGGGCCAATGGTGTGAAGGGCATATGCTTCCCCTCCACCTCGACGGTCTATGGCGAGCCGACCGTCATACCGACGCCCGAGGATTATGGCCCGTTGCTGCCGATATCCATCTACGGGGCCTCGAAGCTCGCGTGCGAGGCCCTCATATCCTCATACGCGCACACCTTCGACATGGAGGGCGTCATCTACAGGTTCGCGAACGTCGTGGGGCCTAGGAGCACGCACAACGTCCTTCACGATTTCATCAGGAAGCTCAGGGAGGACCCCTCGCGGTTGGAGATACTCGGCGCGGAGCCGGGGACGAACAAGTCCTATGTCCACGTGTCGGATTGCGTAGAGGGCATGGTCATCGGAGCTGAGAGGGCGTCGGAGCAGGTCGCCGTCTACAACATAGGTTCCAAGGACAGGCTGAACGTCAAGGGCATAGCCGACATCGTGGTCGAGGAGATGGGGCTGCGCGATGTGAGATATGAGTGGACCGGCGGGGTCAAGGGAGGCAGGGGATGGGTTGGCGATGTCAAGGAGATGCTCCTCGCCATCGATGCCCTCGAGGCCAAGGGCTGGAGCCCAAAGATGGGATCTGAAGGGTCCATAAGGCGGGCGGTCAGGGAGATACTCGGCAAGGCGTGA
- a CDS encoding transglutaminase family protein — protein sequence MRPLAKAATIGIAAATVFIALLFILIPYWESFVPDGFEKEDLKAPSLTIGPALVAWTGSPVATSPPSKDFSMRWWITPVYSGFGGSLNITLTNTGNTKLHIYSVGIEWPDHSISTYKVVNVNITKGRSADLGAIYFQAPSGVSSADYAIVISLSAQNKFGAWYDFGEVRSERHSSEILPLGTDRSYDITDNPVRYFKRVNDLVEADAVKNIVQGFDIASSYDIQEVVAAFDWVRSNIKYVNDPNDVWLSASETIAQGGGDCEDQALLLCSMVLELGGNARMNFIKGHAFATVYVGDTPGTMQQVQDAISSHYGLEVRAFFLIDALGYWLVLDSTSYHYCGGMPTLSVPTGLGINDFAFEDTDFLYTIDIV from the coding sequence ATGCGTCCTTTGGCCAAGGCCGCCACCATAGGCATCGCCGCGGCGACGGTGTTCATAGCCCTGTTGTTCATCCTGATACCATACTGGGAAAGCTTCGTCCCCGACGGGTTCGAGAAAGAGGACCTCAAGGCCCCCTCGCTCACGATCGGGCCGGCGCTCGTCGCATGGACAGGCTCTCCCGTAGCGACATCACCTCCAAGCAAGGACTTCAGCATGAGGTGGTGGATCACGCCGGTCTATAGCGGTTTCGGCGGCTCGCTCAACATCACACTGACCAACACAGGCAACACCAAGCTGCACATCTATTCAGTCGGGATCGAATGGCCGGACCATTCCATCTCGACCTACAAGGTCGTCAATGTCAACATCACCAAGGGAAGGTCCGCCGACCTCGGTGCCATCTACTTCCAGGCCCCATCAGGGGTCTCCTCGGCCGATTACGCCATCGTGATATCATTGTCCGCGCAGAACAAGTTCGGGGCCTGGTACGACTTCGGCGAGGTGCGCAGCGAGAGGCACAGCTCTGAGATCCTTCCTCTGGGCACGGACAGGTCCTATGACATCACTGACAACCCGGTGAGATACTTCAAGAGGGTCAACGACCTCGTCGAGGCGGATGCAGTGAAAAATATAGTCCAGGGATTCGACATAGCCTCCTCGTACGATATCCAAGAGGTCGTCGCCGCCTTCGACTGGGTCCGTTCGAACATAAAATATGTCAATGACCCGAATGACGTCTGGCTCTCGGCCTCCGAGACCATTGCGCAGGGAGGCGGGGACTGCGAGGACCAGGCGCTCCTGCTCTGCTCCATGGTATTGGAGCTCGGCGGGAACGCGAGGATGAACTTCATAAAAGGTCATGCGTTCGCCACGGTATACGTAGGCGACACACCGGGCACCATGCAGCAGGTACAGGACGCCATAAGCTCTCACTATGGCCTTGAGGTCAGGGCGTTCTTCCTCATCGATGCATTGGGATACTGGCTCGTCCTCGACTCCACAAGCTATCATTATTGCGGCGGCATGCCCACCCTCTCGGTGCCGACAGGCCTGGGGATCAACGACTTTGCCTTCGAGGACACCGACTTCCTCTACACCATCGATATCGTATGA
- a CDS encoding phosphoribosyltransferase, which produces MKILSEVCPSEVNIHIEICKSDSGVTGQKLRLAHYELGKIMGRQITQDFKQTNPAEFTTLCLMRSGLCFGLGIVDELDCTLLLLDEKNDTLWSSPDSIYFNKYIEYNLPYIKNKYVILVDAVLNTGQSLFSVLNKIEYFCTQAIISVNVVQEKMVKVLEGKNAYAIRTSRNQFVGSKTLYQKDGKGPDTGDRLFKMIIA; this is translated from the coding sequence ATGAAGATATTATCTGAGGTTTGCCCGAGCGAAGTTAATATACACATAGAGATTTGTAAAAGCGATTCTGGCGTGACAGGTCAAAAGCTTAGATTGGCACACTACGAACTTGGCAAAATTATGGGTCGACAAATCACTCAGGATTTCAAACAAACAAATCCTGCGGAATTTACCACTTTATGTCTCATGCGATCCGGCCTTTGTTTTGGATTGGGCATCGTTGATGAATTAGATTGCACTCTTCTGTTATTGGACGAAAAGAATGACACCCTATGGTCATCACCAGATTCTATTTATTTTAATAAGTATATTGAATACAATTTGCCTTACATTAAAAATAAATATGTCATTCTGGTGGATGCCGTACTAAATACTGGTCAAAGTTTATTTTCAGTTTTAAATAAAATCGAATACTTTTGCACCCAAGCGATTATTTCTGTTAATGTAGTCCAAGAAAAAATGGTAAAGGTACTCGAAGGAAAGAATGCATACGCTATCCGAACATCAAGAAATCAATTCGTAGGTTCAAAAACATTATATCAGAAGGATGGAAAAGGTCCCGACACTGGGGACAGGCTTTTTAAAATGATTATTGCTTAA
- a CDS encoding HAD hydrolase family protein, which translates to MKVAIYGLPRSGKDFFITHLDKVIHIQGSKWLDERSNGKFKSLPEHDKETIRKDFIRFVNQQIGKHLVVDGHYSFPDMNGTFRVVFTEDDADCYDLFVYLDTPSNKNLERLQNSDKNEKYRGLRTQDIDAWKNFEIEGLRKECVMRDKDLVIFDSDIPAALEYFNLILKKEPITDTIANAKKIVQDIINNSSGKNIICLLDCDRTLALNDVTYDFLTYAGISPTIMKETFGDNRYSSYQFWKMAVRYSMVNNYDYYCSKAAKGVSLNWPLINDVKLIHRCYFVGITSGLYKSWEIIRQSNGFPDVIIGGSNFNTDRLVVSDMLKGYIAKFLRERGKRVVAVGDSMNDYIMLEMADNSYVVATQKISSSLQTYLLANRHSIKQPVYNKFFFHGVDVVGSIHEDII; encoded by the coding sequence GTGAAAGTAGCTATTTATGGTCTCCCGAGGAGTGGAAAAGATTTTTTTATTACTCACTTAGATAAGGTTATACACATCCAGGGCTCTAAGTGGCTTGACGAGAGATCGAATGGCAAGTTCAAAAGCCTCCCGGAGCACGATAAAGAAACAATAAGAAAGGATTTCATTAGATTCGTCAATCAACAGATAGGTAAGCACCTTGTTGTTGATGGGCATTATTCTTTCCCAGATATGAACGGGACCTTCAGAGTAGTGTTTACGGAGGATGATGCTGATTGCTATGATTTATTTGTTTATCTGGATACACCATCTAATAAAAATCTTGAAAGATTGCAGAATTCAGATAAAAATGAGAAATACCGAGGACTTAGAACCCAAGACATTGATGCATGGAAAAATTTTGAGATTGAAGGCCTAAGAAAAGAATGTGTGATGCGTGATAAGGACCTTGTAATATTCGATTCTGATATACCAGCTGCTTTAGAATATTTCAACCTAATATTAAAAAAGGAACCAATCACTGATACAATCGCTAACGCGAAAAAAATTGTCCAAGACATCATCAACAATTCTTCTGGGAAAAATATCATCTGCTTATTAGATTGTGATCGAACTCTGGCGTTAAATGACGTGACATATGATTTCTTAACGTACGCTGGCATAAGTCCAACAATCATGAAAGAAACCTTTGGGGATAATAGATACTCTTCATACCAGTTCTGGAAGATGGCCGTGAGGTACTCAATGGTAAATAATTATGATTACTATTGTTCCAAAGCTGCAAAAGGTGTATCTTTGAATTGGCCCCTCATAAACGATGTGAAATTAATACATAGATGTTATTTCGTAGGAATAACTTCTGGTCTGTATAAAAGTTGGGAAATAATTAGGCAATCAAATGGCTTCCCCGATGTAATTATAGGGGGGAGCAACTTCAACACAGACAGATTGGTCGTATCCGATATGTTAAAGGGTTACATTGCGAAATTCCTCAGGGAGCGAGGAAAGAGGGTTGTTGCTGTTGGGGATAGCATGAATGACTATATAATGCTCGAAATGGCAGACAATAGCTATGTTGTTGCCACTCAAAAGATAAGTTCCTCTCTCCAAACATACTTATTAGCAAATCGGCATTCAATTAAACAACCTGTGTACAACAAATTCTTTTTTCATGGGGTAGATGTTGTGGGGAGCATCCATGAAGATATTATCTGA
- a CDS encoding radical SAM protein, whose protein sequence is MNCSYCHLRRNRAKHENMTFYQIKLILDNFMEYAEERRVERFKIGLVGGGEPLLQFDLIKKIINYSKRCDLFSFYTITNGTLVTEEILSFFKEEKNKINLNFSLDGYRELHNLCRKGHDDSGSFDVVMDAVKRYTSMFGEEPIINCTVHAKTIEMREKVFHFFKSNGFNRVCFSRMIGGYDLGLNISTESFEHFLLEALVQGFDMRQLQKMDSYDCTVYGMKCGVGRTNIFYANGNIFPCGRFINLEDYVIGQYDTPIQDVELNMKRFHSNSPNQCYYDSHIAEQKTFPLSSTNGREEAL, encoded by the coding sequence ATGAATTGTAGCTATTGTCACCTTAGAAGAAATAGAGCAAAGCATGAGAATATGACATTCTATCAGATCAAGCTCATCTTAGATAATTTTATGGAATATGCTGAGGAGAGGAGGGTAGAACGGTTCAAGATAGGTCTCGTAGGCGGAGGCGAGCCATTATTGCAGTTCGACCTTATCAAGAAAATAATAAATTATTCAAAAAGATGTGATTTATTTTCATTTTATACAATCACAAACGGGACACTTGTAACAGAAGAAATATTATCATTTTTTAAAGAGGAGAAAAATAAAATCAATCTCAACTTTTCACTTGATGGTTATAGAGAATTGCATAATCTCTGTCGGAAGGGGCATGATGATAGTGGTAGCTTTGATGTCGTGATGGATGCAGTTAAGCGTTACACATCAATGTTTGGCGAAGAACCGATTATCAATTGCACCGTGCACGCAAAGACAATTGAAATGAGGGAAAAAGTCTTTCATTTCTTTAAGAGCAATGGATTCAACAGGGTATGCTTTTCCAGAATGATCGGCGGATACGATTTAGGACTAAATATTTCCACAGAGTCATTTGAACATTTTTTATTAGAAGCCTTAGTTCAAGGTTTTGATATGCGCCAGTTGCAGAAAATGGACTCATATGATTGCACTGTGTATGGTATGAAATGTGGGGTCGGGAGAACCAACATTTTCTATGCAAATGGGAATATCTTCCCGTGTGGGCGTTTTATAAATTTAGAAGATTATGTCATAGGTCAATACGACACACCAATTCAAGATGTTGAACTTAACATGAAACGTTTTCATTCGAACTCTCCAAATCAATGTTATTACGACTCACATATTGCAGAACAAAAGACGTTCCCACTCTCATCGACAAATGGACGGGAGGAAGCTTTGTGA
- a CDS encoding ankyrin repeat domain-containing protein: MSFNDYSSIAVKIRNLRERNGLSQEDFAQKLGVARPTISNWENGKVIPTSEQLILISKTFSVSVDSILGINVNVESWIVPDTSVLLKRPRLIEELVRKFDKVLVSEIVISELNHIKEKSNHKMRQQAWVAMAGLEEHLKKPGSKVEYILDESKRETNDDRIIYMASLQAREHPNAVVNVLSDDIYFSLQKKFAPNLKFISLSEYSSILYEDACLYDQVATQEFFSEIKAKRLDKAQKLLARGIDINKIDPNSGFTPLIQAIRNRDLQAIDFLLSLPGTDINKMDMSKYELPPISHAVQLNSIEIVKKLIAGGCDFDLGSNGKNAGNTPLMIACWSGFKEIAELLIKEGACLNQQDNNGYTPLMKACIRNHPEIVQLLIDGTDKDVRSREGKIAEDYAIKNERIKKLFRSENLAR; the protein is encoded by the coding sequence ATGAGTTTTAATGATTACTCCTCAATAGCGGTTAAGATTAGAAACCTCAGGGAAAGAAATGGTTTATCTCAGGAGGATTTCGCACAAAAGCTTGGTGTCGCTAGGCCAACAATTTCAAATTGGGAGAACGGGAAAGTAATTCCAACGTCGGAACAATTAATTCTCATAAGTAAAACATTTTCGGTGAGCGTAGATTCGATTCTAGGAATAAATGTGAATGTTGAGTCATGGATAGTTCCTGACACATCAGTTTTATTGAAGAGGCCTAGGTTAATTGAGGAATTAGTTAGAAAGTTCGATAAGGTCCTTGTTTCAGAGATAGTCATATCAGAGCTTAATCACATCAAAGAAAAAAGTAATCATAAGATGAGACAGCAAGCATGGGTGGCCATGGCTGGACTCGAAGAACATTTAAAGAAGCCTGGTAGCAAGGTGGAATATATTCTCGATGAATCGAAGAGGGAAACAAATGATGACCGAATCATCTATATGGCATCCCTTCAGGCCCGTGAACATCCAAATGCCGTTGTTAATGTTCTTTCAGATGACATATATTTTTCATTGCAAAAGAAATTCGCTCCAAACCTCAAATTTATATCTCTAAGCGAATATAGTAGCATCCTATATGAGGATGCTTGCTTGTACGATCAAGTGGCCACGCAAGAATTCTTTAGCGAGATTAAGGCCAAGCGTCTGGATAAAGCTCAAAAGCTTCTGGCAAGAGGTATAGACATTAATAAAATCGATCCAAATTCGGGGTTCACTCCCTTGATTCAGGCAATTAGGAATAGGGATTTACAAGCGATTGATTTCCTCCTTTCCCTCCCTGGTACCGACATCAACAAAATGGATATGAGCAAGTATGAACTTCCACCCATTTCCCATGCAGTTCAATTAAATAGCATAGAGATCGTGAAAAAACTTATTGCTGGAGGCTGCGACTTTGACCTGGGAAGTAATGGTAAGAATGCAGGAAACACTCCACTTATGATTGCTTGTTGGAGCGGATTTAAAGAAATAGCAGAGTTGTTGATAAAAGAAGGAGCATGCCTGAACCAGCAAGATAACAATGGCTACACTCCACTTATGAAAGCTTGCATAAGGAACCACCCTGAAATTGTTCAGTTACTGATTGATGGGACAGACAAAGATGTAAGAAGCAGAGAAGGAAAGATTGCCGAGGACTATGCTATTAAAAATGAGCGGATTAAAAAACTCTTTCGCTCAGAAAATTTAGCACGATAA